A portion of the Glycine max cultivar Williams 82 chromosome 10, Glycine_max_v4.0, whole genome shotgun sequence genome contains these proteins:
- the LOC100795299 gene encoding Short-chain dehydrogenase TIC 32 B, chloroplastic-like, whose protein sequence is MAGIFSLVTGRPGLSGFGSSSTAEQVTEGIDASNLTAIITGGASGIGLETARVLAIRKVHVIIAARNMESAKEAKQLILQEDESACVDIMKLDLCSLKSVRTFVDNFIALGLPLNILINNAGVMFCPYQQTEDGIEMQFATNYLGHFLLTNLLLDKMKQTAKDTGIEGRIVNLSSIAHLYTYEEGIRFDTINDEDGYHEKKAYGQSKLANILHTNELSRRLQAEGVNITANSVHPGVIMTPLMRHSSLLMNFLKMFSFMIWKNVPQGAATTCYVALHPSLKGVTGKYLQDCNESPPSAHASNELLGRKLWDFSNKMINSLSKA, encoded by the exons ATGGCGGGAATCTTTTCGTTGGTTACTGGGAGGCCGGGACTAAGTGGATTCGGATCTTCCTCAACTGCTGAACAAGTTACTGAAGGAATTGATGCCAGCAATCTCACTGCAATCATCACAG GAGGAGCGAGTGGCATAGGGTTGGAGACAGCACGTGTTCTGGCAATTCGAAAGGTCCATGTAATAATTGCTGCCAGGAACATGGAGTCTGCAAAGGAAGCTAAACAACTCATACTTCAGGAAGACGAGTCAGCATGTGTGGACATAATGAAGCTCGACCTATGCTCATTGAAGTCTGTCAGAACCTTTGTGGACAACTTCATTGCTCTTGGTCTTCCTCTCAACATCTTAAT AAACAATGCTGGAGTCATGTTCTGCCCTTATCAGCAAACAGAAGATGGGATTGAGATGCAGTTTGCAACAAATTATCTTG GTCATTTCCTCTTGACGAACCTTCTTCTTGACAAGATGAAACAAACCGCAAAAGACACTGGAATTGAGGGCAGGATCGTAAATCTGTCATCAATTGCTCATCTCTACACTTACGAAGAAGGAATTCGATTTGATACCATCAATGATGAAGATGG ATACCATGAGAAGAAGGCCTATGGACAGTCCAAGTTAGCCAACATATTACACACAAACGAGCTTTCTCGTCGCTTACAG GCAGAAGGTGTTAACATCACGGCCAACTCAGTCCACCCAGGGGTGATAATGACTCCTCTCATGAGACACTCTTCTTTACTAATGA ATTTTCTGAAGATGTTCTCCTTCATGATATGGAAGAACGTCCCTCAG GGAGCAGCCACAACGTGCTATGTCGCTCTACACCCAAGCTTGAAAGGGGTAACGGGGAAGTACCTTCAGGATTGTAATGAGTCCCCACCAAGTGCACATGCGTCAAACGAACTCTTAGGAAGGAAACTGTGGGATTTTAGCAACAAGATGATTAATTCACTTTCAAAAGCTTGA